One part of the Sphingobacterium sp. LZ7M1 genome encodes these proteins:
- the secG gene encoding preprotein translocase subunit SecG, which produces MDVLFIILIILASLLLAFFVLIQNPKGGGLSSGFSGGANLIGVQRTGDILEKGTWIFAIALMVFCIAINIIGPSSSNTGGLGDQIEAPVTAPNLNLNPSATPATGAPTGTTQTPATETPAATDTTK; this is translated from the coding sequence ATGGACGTATTATTTATTATCCTAATTATTCTAGCAAGCTTATTATTAGCGTTTTTTGTATTGATTCAGAACCCTAAAGGGGGAGGTTTATCCTCAGGATTTTCTGGTGGCGCTAATTTAATTGGTGTGCAACGCACAGGTGATATTTTAGAAAAAGGAACATGGATTTTTGCGATTGCCTTAATGGTATTTTGTATTGCAATAAATATTATTGGTCCATCATCATCCAACACAGGTGGTTTGGGAGATCAAATTGAGGCGCCAGTAACGGCTCCTAACTTGAACCTTAATCCTTCGGCGACTCCTGCAACAGGAGCTCCAACAGGAACTACTCAAACTCCGGCAACTGAAACTCCAGCTGCTACCGATACGACAAAGTAA
- the groES gene encoding co-chaperone GroES: protein MALSIKPIGDRIVVEPAPAEEKTASGIYIPDTAKEKPSQGTVVAVGAGKPEEPLTVKVGDKVLYGKYSGTEITYEGKEYLIMREADIYAVL, encoded by the coding sequence ATGGCATTAAGTATTAAACCTATCGGAGACAGAATAGTAGTTGAGCCTGCTCCAGCAGAAGAAAAAACAGCATCAGGTATCTATATTCCTGACACAGCGAAAGAAAAACCATCCCAAGGAACAGTTGTAGCTGTTGGTGCTGGTAAACCTGAAGAACCATTGACTGTAAAAGTAGGTGACAAAGTGTTGTACGGCAAATACTCAGGTACAGAGATTACCTATGAAGGAAAAGAATATTTAATTATGCGCGAAGCTGATATCTACGCAGTTCTGTAA